Proteins from one Pelodiscus sinensis isolate JC-2024 chromosome 21, ASM4963464v1, whole genome shotgun sequence genomic window:
- the LOC102447046 gene encoding septin-4-like: protein MGEGGSPCLPERATELAETPGEQAIKRFLKEDSEEAELAQFLREFPSDESFRRAEPEEGQRAPGQGHVDPSEVPSVARPGANELLDQRELKPFSRPWPLDCPQQHIAAPAPLSPSRPRSPWGKLDPYDSLEDDKEYVGFATLPNQVHRKSVKKGFDFTLMVAGESGLGKSTLVNSLFLTDMYRDRRLLSAEERITQTVEITKHVVDIEEKGVKLRLTIVDTPGFGDAVNNTECWKPVADYIDQQFEQYFRDESGLNRKNIQDNRVHCCLYFISPFGHGLRPLDVEFMRALHQRVNIVPILAKADTLTPSEVERKKSKIREEIDRYGIRIYQFPECDSDEDEDFKLQDQALKESIPFAVIGSNTVVDAKGRRVRGRLYPWGIVEVENPAHCDFVKLRTMLVRTHMQDLKDVTRETHYENYRAQCIQSMTRMVVKERNRNKLTRESGTDFPIPVIPAGPDAETEKLIREKDEELRRMQEMLQKIQRQMKDSH from the exons atgggggaaggaggcagcccCTGCCTCCCGGAGCGTGCCACGGAGCTGGCCGAGACCCCTGGCGAGCAAGCA atCAAGCGCTTCCTGAAGGAAGACTCGGAGGAGGCCGAGCTGGCCCAGTTCCTGAGGGAGTTCCCTTCGGACGAGAGCTTTAGGAGAGCGGAGCCAGAGGAGGGCCAGAGGGCCCCTGGCCAGGGCCACGTGGATCCCAGCGAGGTCCCCAGCGTAGCCCGGCCCGGGGCCAATGAGCTGCTAGACCAGAGGGAGCTGAAGCCCTTCTCCCGGCCTTGGCCCCTGGACTGCCCGCAGCAGCACATCGCGGCTCCGGCACCACTGAGCCCCTCACGGCCCAGGAGCCCCTGGGGCAAGCTGGATCCCTACGACTCCTTGGAG GACGATAAGGAGTACGTGGGGTTCGCGACGCTCCCCAATCAGGTCCACCGGAAGTCGGTGAAGAAGGGCTTTGACTTCACGCTGATGGTGGCAG gggagtctggcctggggaaaTCCACCCTGGTGAACAGCCTCTTCCTCACGGACATGTACCGGGACCGCAGACTGCTCAGTGCCGAAG AGCGCATCACGCAGACGGTGGAGATCACCAAGCATGTGGTGGACATCGAGGAGAAGGGGGTGAAGCTGCGTCTGACCATCGTGGACACTCCGGGCTTCGGGGATGCCGTGAACAACACCGAATG CTGGAAGCCCGTGGCCGATTACATCGATCAGCAATTTGAGCAATATTTCCGGGATGAGAGCGGCCTGAATCGGAAGAACATCCAGGACAACcgtgtgcactgctgcctctacttCATATCGCCCTTCGGCCACGG CCTGCGGCCCCTGGACGTGGAGTTCATGCGGGCTCTCCATCAGCGGGTGAACATTGTGCCCATCCTGGCCAAAGCCGACACCTTGACGCCCTCAGAGGTGGAGCGCAAGAAAAGCAAG ATTCGAGAGGAAATTGACCGTTATGGGATCCGCATCTACCAGTTCCCCGAGTGCGACTCGGACGAAGACGAGGATTTCAAGCTGCAGGACCAGGCCCTGAAG GAGAGCATCCCTTTCGCTGTGATCGGCAGCAACACGGTGGTGGACGCCAAGGGAAGGCGAGTCCGGGGGCGGCTGTACCCCTGGGGGATCGTGGAAG tggaGAACCCGGCGCACTGCGACTTCGTCAAGTTGCGCACCATGCTGGTGAGGACCCACATGCAGGACCTCAAGGACGTGACACGCGAGACCCACTACGAGAACTACCGGGCCCAGTGCATCCAGAGCATGACCCGCATGGTGGTGAAAGAGAGGAACCGCAA caagcTGACGCGGGAGAGCGGGACGGATTTCCCCATCCCAGTGATCCCGGCCGGGCCCGACGCGGAGACGGAGAAACTCATCCGGGAGAAGGACGAAGAG TTGCGGCGGATGCAGGAGATGCTACAGAAGATCCAGAGACAGATGAAGGACTCCCACTAG